GGCCTATGGCGAAATTTACACTTCACTTCAGACGGGCGTCGTCGATGGACAGGAGAATCCGGTGGAGACAATTTATTCGGCGGGGTTTTATGAAGTGCAGAAATGCATCGTAATGACAAATCACATTGATAAACCGGCCTTTGTCGTCATCAACGAGGATTTCTATCAGGGCCTCTCCGAAGACGAGCGTAAGGCGGTCAACAGGGCGCAGAGCGCCGCGGAGAAGACCGCCGGCGAATTGATGCTGAAACAGCAGGATGAATTTCTGAAGAAGATGGAAGCGGCTGGCGTCGTCATCACTTATCCGGACCTGGCGCCCTTTGTTGCCGCCACGGAAAACGTCCGCAAGAGCCTGGGGATCAAGTCCTGGGGGGAGAAAAACTACGAACTGATTCAGGAGCTGGGAAATAAATAACCGGTTCGTCTGGCGCCGTCCGGACAGGCGGCGCCTGTTTTTCGTTCGTAACAATAATAAAGGGGAAAGCCTGTTATGAAGAATTCTAAAATAGTCCGTCTGTCGGTTGGACTTCTTCGGTTTGTGGTCGGTGTCATGTTTGTCGGCGTCGTCATTTTAACTCTGGCGCAGGTTTTTTTCAGATTCGTCCTCGCCAGTCCGCTCGTATGGAGTGAAGAACTGGCCCGTTTCATGCTGGTCTGGATGACGATGCTGGGCACGCCGATTCTCTGCTACGAAAACTCGCACCTCGCCATTACGGAGTTCGCGGCCTCCCTGCCGCCGGCTCTTCAGACCGTTGTGCGCGTCACTGCCGACATCATCGTCCTCGTCCTTTTCGGGGCCATTCTCTGCGCCTCACCCAAGCTGCTTCGCGCTTCCGCTCATATCGAATCCGGCGCGCTGGGCATCCCCTTCGTCTGGTGGAGAATTGCGGCTCCGGCAGGATGTTTGCTCATGGCCTTCTATACTATTTGCAACATTCAGGAAAACATCCGTGCTTTTTTGAGAGGCGCTTCCCAAAAATCCGGCGAAATTGAAGAAAAGGAGGCGCTGTCATGATTCTCGTAATGCTCGCCATTCTCGTCGTTCTTGTTTTGATCGGTATGCCTATCGCATTCGCCACGGGCGTCAGCTCACTTTTCTATCTTCTGAGCAACAACATTCCCCTCAACGCCATGCCGCAAAATCTCGTGTCCGGCATCAACTCGTTCACCATCTTCGCCATTCCTTTTTTCTTTCTGGCGGGAGAATTGATGAATTCCAGCGGCATTACAGACCGAATCATTAAATTTTCCATGGCCTTTGTCGGACATATTCGGGGCGGGCTCGCGCAGGTCAACATACTGGCGAGCGTTGTTTTTGCCGGAATTTCCGGATCGGCGACGGCGGACACGGCAGCGATAGGGTCCATTCTGATTCCCGCCATGAAAAAGGAAGGCTACGACGCGGACTTTGCCGCTGCCATTACGGTCGCCTCCTCGATGATCGGTCCCATCATCCCTCCCAGCATCGGGCTGGTTCTCTACGGCGTTATCGCGCAGCAGTCGATTGGTAAACTGCTGGCGGCCGGTATTCTTCCGGGTTTGGTCATCGCCGGCACGCAAATGCTCTACACTTATTTTTACTCCATTAAGATGAACTATCCCACGTCAAAAAAACTCGCGTTCCCCGAATTCTGGCGTTCCATCTGGCAGGGACTTCCCGCCCTGGCGATGCCCGCGATCATCGTCGTCGGCATTCTGAGCGGGGTGTTTACTCCAACGGAGTC
The Synergistaceae bacterium DNA segment above includes these coding regions:
- a CDS encoding TRAP transporter large permease, with the translated sequence MILVMLAILVVLVLIGMPIAFATGVSSLFYLLSNNIPLNAMPQNLVSGINSFTIFAIPFFFLAGELMNSSGITDRIIKFSMAFVGHIRGGLAQVNILASVVFAGISGSATADTAAIGSILIPAMKKEGYDADFAAAITVASSMIGPIIPPSIGLVLYGVIAQQSIGKLLAAGILPGLVIAGTQMLYTYFYSIKMNYPTSKKLAFPEFWRSIWQGLPALAMPAIIVVGILSGVFTPTESAAAAVFYGFFMGFFVYREFSGKKTWDLFSNVALRSIRILIIISFATMFSWVVTRAQVPTKVLNAMLSFSNNPDVLLFCIVLFLLFIGMFMIPSAIQIVVTPILVPVIIKLGIDPIHFGVLLVFTTGIGSITPPVGVCLSLAADIAGISYKRMAIAVLPLYIPIFAAVLIIAYVPWISTVIPSIFFK
- a CDS encoding TRAP transporter small permease — its product is MKNSKIVRLSVGLLRFVVGVMFVGVVILTLAQVFFRFVLASPLVWSEELARFMLVWMTMLGTPILCYENSHLAITEFAASLPPALQTVVRVTADIIVLVLFGAILCASPKLLRASAHIESGALGIPFVWWRIAAPAGCLLMAFYTICNIQENIRAFLRGASQKSGEIEEKEALS